CGCCGAGCGCGTGACCTTGGCCGGGTCGATGATGCCCGCGGCGACGAGGTCGACGTACTCACCGGTCGCGGCGTTGAGGCCGTGACCCGACTCGAGCTCGCGGACCTTCGCGGCGACGACGCCCGGCTCGAGACCGGCGTTCAGCGCGATCTGCTTGAGCGGCGCGTCGATCGCGACGCGGACGATGTTCGCGCCGGTCGCCTCGTCACCCTCGAGCTTGAGGGAGTCGAGCACGACGGACGCCTGGATGAGCGCGACGCCACCACCGGCGACGATGCCCTCTTCCACGGCGGCCTTCGCGTTGCGGACGGCGTCCTCGATGCGGTGCTTGCGCTCCTTGAGCTCGACCTCGGTCGCAGCGCCCGCCTTGATGACGGCGACGCCACCGGCGAGCTTCGCAAGGCGCTCCTGGAGCTTCTCGCGGTCGTAGTCGGAGTCGGTCGCCTCGATCTCGCCGCGGATCTGCTTGACGCGGCCGGCGATCTGGTCCTCGTCGCCAGCACCCTCGACGATGGTCGTCTCGTCCTTGGTGATGATGACCTTGCGGGCCTTGCCGAGCAGGTCGAGGGTCGCGTTCTCGAGCTTGAGGCCGACCTCTTCCGAGATGACCTGGCCGCCGGTGAGGATCGCGATGTCCTGCAGCATGGCCTTGCGACGGTCGCCGAAGCCCGGGGCCTTGACGGCGACGGACTTGAAGATGCCGCGGATCTTGTTCACGACGAGGGTCGCGAGGGCTTCGCCGTCGACGTCCTCGGCGATGATGAGGAGCTGCTTGCCCGACTGGATCACCTTGTCGACGACCGGGAGCAGGTCCTTGATGTTGGAGATCTTCGAGTTGACGATGAGGATGTACGGGTCCTCGAAGACGGCTTCCTGGCGCTCCGGGTCCGTGACGAAGTACTGCGACAGGTAGCCCTTGTCGAAGCGCAT
The Curtobacterium citreum genome window above contains:
- the groL gene encoding chaperonin GroEL (60 kDa chaperone family; promotes refolding of misfolded polypeptides especially under stressful conditions; forms two stacked rings of heptamers to form a barrel-shaped 14mer; ends can be capped by GroES; misfolded proteins enter the barrel where they are refolded when GroES binds) translates to MAKIIAFNEEARRGLERGLNTLADAVKVTLGPRGRNVVLEKKWGAPTITNDGVSIAKEIELDDPYEKIGAELVKEVAKKTDDVAGDGTTTATVLAQALVREGLRNVAAGADPVSLKRGIEKAVAAVSDQLLANAKDIETKEQIAATASISAADSTIGELIAEAIDKVGKEGVVTVEESNTFGTELELTEGMRFDKGYLSQYFVTDPERQEAVFEDPYILIVNSKISNIKDLLPVVDKVIQSGKQLLIIAEDVDGEALATLVVNKIRGIFKSVAVKAPGFGDRRKAMLQDIAILTGGQVISEEVGLKLENATLDLLGKARKVIITKDETTIVEGAGDEDQIAGRVKQIRGEIEATDSDYDREKLQERLAKLAGGVAVIKAGAATEVELKERKHRIEDAVRNAKAAVEEGIVAGGGVALIQASVVLDSLKLEGDEATGANIVRVAIDAPLKQIALNAGLEPGVVAAKVRELESGHGLNAATGEYVDLVAAGIIDPAKVTRSALQNAASIAGLFLTTEAVVADKPEKAPAMPAGDPTGGMDF